A stretch of the Streptomyces ortus genome encodes the following:
- a CDS encoding TetR/AcrR family transcriptional regulator, whose protein sequence is MPGAVTVKGRATRARIVEGAAEVLREQGVASATLDDIRDRTGTSKSQLFHYFPGGKDELLLAVARFEADRVLADQQPHLGRLDSWESWQRWRDVVVERYERQGDHCPLAALFLQVGRDRPGARAIVTELMRQWQGELGRGMRALQAKGLVSTALDVDRVAAALLAGIQGGVAIMMSTGDSAHLRAALDTGIDHLRAAAPAEVRS, encoded by the coding sequence ATGCCGGGAGCGGTGACCGTGAAGGGCCGGGCCACCCGGGCCCGTATCGTCGAAGGGGCGGCCGAGGTGCTGCGTGAGCAGGGCGTCGCGTCCGCGACGCTCGACGACATCCGCGACCGCACCGGTACGAGCAAGAGCCAGCTCTTCCACTACTTCCCCGGCGGCAAGGACGAACTGCTGCTGGCGGTCGCCCGGTTCGAGGCGGACCGCGTCCTGGCGGACCAGCAGCCGCACCTGGGGCGCCTGGACTCGTGGGAGTCCTGGCAGCGGTGGCGGGACGTGGTGGTGGAACGGTACGAACGACAGGGCGACCACTGCCCGTTGGCGGCACTGTTCCTTCAGGTGGGGCGGGATCGCCCCGGCGCCCGGGCGATCGTGACGGAGCTGATGCGCCAGTGGCAGGGGGAACTCGGCCGCGGAATGCGCGCCCTGCAGGCGAAGGGCCTGGTGTCGACGGCCCTCGATGTGGACAGGGTGGCCGCGGCACTGCTGGCGGGCATCCAGGGAGGTGTGGCCATCATGATGTCCACGGGCGACTCGGCCCACCTCAGGGCGGCGCTCGACACCGGGATCGACCATCTGCGGGCGGCGGCGCCCGCGGAGGTGCGGTCGTGA
- a CDS encoding TetR/AcrR family transcriptional regulator, whose protein sequence is MEATEPSTTEDRRQRKARQTRNALATAAVDLILERGLAATTVEAIAERADVTRRTFSRLFAGKEDAALDFVRGDGDRINALLRERPAAEPPLLAYRRAVRDWLADRDDPAWHLRPRMRRLLALLDSEPALFAAYERIRVDAQEDSVRILTDRLGPDEVRDEVRDGIPDVRAAVVVDAAAGVLTAALRIWARGGSGHDSAAEDLAALVERAYDALTREAASAVSYDTPEK, encoded by the coding sequence ATGGAGGCAACGGAGCCCAGCACCACCGAGGACCGCCGGCAGCGCAAGGCCCGGCAGACCCGTAACGCCCTCGCGACCGCCGCCGTCGACCTGATCCTGGAGCGCGGACTCGCCGCCACCACGGTCGAGGCGATCGCCGAGCGGGCGGACGTCACCCGCCGCACCTTCAGCCGGCTCTTCGCCGGCAAGGAGGACGCGGCCCTCGACTTCGTACGAGGTGACGGCGACCGCATCAACGCGCTGCTGCGCGAGCGGCCCGCCGCCGAACCGCCGCTGCTCGCCTACCGGCGGGCGGTGCGCGACTGGCTCGCCGACCGGGACGACCCGGCCTGGCACCTGCGCCCCCGCATGCGGCGGCTGCTGGCCCTGCTCGACAGCGAGCCGGCCCTGTTCGCGGCGTACGAACGCATCAGGGTCGACGCCCAGGAGGACTCGGTCCGCATCCTCACCGACCGCCTCGGCCCCGACGAGGTACGGGACGAGGTACGGGACGGCATACCGGACGTGCGGGCCGCCGTCGTGGTCGACGCCGCCGCCGGAGTCCTCACCGCCGCGCTGCGCATCTGGGCGCGCGGCGGGTCCGGCCACGACTCGGCGGCCGAGGACCTGGCCGCCCTGGTGGAACGGGCCTACGACGCCCTGACCCGAGAGGCCGCGTCCGCGGTCTCGTACGACACCCCCGAGAAGTGA
- a CDS encoding NAD(P)-dependent alcohol dehydrogenase, translated as MKALQYRSIGAAPEVVVVPDPEPGPGQVLLKVTAAGVCHSDIAVMSWPAEGFPYELPLTLGHEGVGTVAALGAGVTGVREGDAVAVYGPWGCGSCAKCAEGKENYCLRADELGIRPPGLGAPGSMAEYLLVDDPRHLVPLDGLDPAAAVSLTDAGLTPYHAIKRSLPKLVPGSTAVVIGTGGLGHVAIQLLRAMSPARVVALDVSEEKLRLAREVGAHEAVLSDARAAGTVRELTGGVGAEAVFDFVGAQPTLATAGAVAAVEGDITIVGIGGGTLPVGFGQLPFEVSVSAPYWGTRGELVEVLALARSGAVSVHTETFSLDEAPLAYERLHEGRINGRAVILPHG; from the coding sequence ATGAAGGCACTTCAGTACCGCAGCATCGGCGCCGCCCCCGAGGTCGTGGTCGTCCCCGACCCCGAACCCGGCCCCGGACAGGTCCTGTTGAAGGTCACGGCCGCCGGGGTGTGCCACTCCGACATCGCCGTGATGAGCTGGCCCGCCGAGGGATTCCCGTACGAGCTGCCGCTCACCCTCGGCCACGAGGGCGTGGGCACGGTCGCCGCGCTCGGCGCGGGTGTGACCGGTGTGCGCGAGGGCGACGCGGTCGCCGTGTACGGCCCCTGGGGCTGCGGCAGCTGCGCCAAGTGCGCGGAGGGCAAGGAGAACTACTGCCTGCGCGCCGACGAGCTCGGTATCCGTCCGCCAGGGCTCGGGGCGCCCGGTTCGATGGCGGAGTACCTGCTGGTGGACGATCCCCGGCACCTGGTGCCGCTGGACGGGCTCGACCCGGCCGCGGCGGTCTCGCTGACGGACGCGGGGCTGACGCCGTACCACGCGATCAAGCGGTCGCTGCCGAAGCTGGTACCCGGTTCGACCGCGGTGGTCATCGGCACGGGCGGGCTCGGGCACGTCGCCATCCAACTGCTGCGGGCCATGTCCCCGGCCCGGGTGGTCGCCCTCGACGTGAGCGAGGAGAAGCTGCGGCTGGCCCGCGAGGTCGGCGCCCATGAAGCGGTCCTCTCCGACGCGCGGGCGGCCGGCACGGTGCGTGAACTCACCGGCGGCGTCGGGGCGGAGGCGGTCTTCGACTTCGTCGGGGCGCAGCCCACGCTGGCCACCGCGGGAGCCGTCGCCGCGGTCGAGGGCGACATCACGATCGTCGGCATCGGCGGCGGAACGCTCCCCGTCGGTTTCGGTCAGCTGCCCTTCGAGGTGTCGGTCAGCGCCCCCTACTGGGGCACCCGCGGCGAACTCGTCGAGGTCCTCGCCCTGGCCCGCTCCGGCGCCGTGTCGGTGCACACCGAGACCTTCTCCCTGGACGAGGCACCGCTCGCCTACGAGCGTCTGCACGAGGGAAGGATCAACGGCCGAGCGGTGATCCTCCCGCACGGCTGA
- a CDS encoding helix-turn-helix transcriptional regulator: protein MTDRRLWSYKEIAAHIKVQPDTVRSYRKHGLLPPPDHVESGKPYWYADTVRDWVASRPGNRGRRDR from the coding sequence ATGACCGACCGAAGGCTCTGGTCGTACAAGGAGATCGCGGCGCACATCAAGGTGCAGCCGGACACTGTGCGCTCCTACCGCAAACACGGACTGCTGCCCCCGCCCGACCACGTGGAGAGCGGCAAGCCGTACTGGTACGCCGACACCGTCCGCGACTGGGTCGCCTCCCGGCCGGGCAACAGAGGCCGCCGGGACCGCTGA
- a CDS encoding putative immunity protein — MILPKVRDPRFTTIRRGGTLTDADHRRLALWAALCAEHVLHLFEAARPADPRPREAIAHARAWVRGEVGMMRARAAGGHAMGAARDLRGAARHAAYAAGQAGAVAHVAAHELGAAAYAIKAARAAAPEGEGETAGRRECRWQRARLPAEIRELVLDDQRLRNDICWSVFTP; from the coding sequence GTGATCCTTCCGAAGGTCCGGGACCCCCGCTTCACGACGATCCGCCGGGGCGGGACGCTCACCGACGCGGATCACCGTCGGCTGGCCCTGTGGGCCGCCCTGTGCGCGGAGCACGTCCTGCATCTCTTCGAGGCGGCCCGGCCCGCGGACCCGCGACCGCGCGAGGCGATCGCGCACGCCAGGGCCTGGGTGCGCGGCGAGGTCGGGATGATGCGGGCGCGCGCGGCGGGCGGCCATGCGATGGGGGCGGCCAGGGACCTGCGCGGAGCGGCACGGCATGCCGCGTACGCCGCCGGGCAGGCCGGGGCCGTCGCTCACGTCGCCGCCCATGAACTCGGCGCAGCCGCCTACGCGATCAAGGCCGCCCGCGCCGCCGCCCCGGAGGGCGAGGGCGAGACCGCGGGGCGGCGTGAGTGCCGGTGGCAGCGGGCGCGGCTCCCGGCGGAGATCCGCGAACTCGTACTGGACGACCAGCGGCTGCGCAACGACATCTGCTGGTCGGTGTTCACACCCTGA
- a CDS encoding heavy-metal-associated domain-containing protein: MTADTDTPGSVTTVYQVSGMSCGHCEGSVSGEISEIAGVTSVKAVASTGEVTVISTAPLDEEAVRAAVDEAGFELAGQA; this comes from the coding sequence ATGACCGCCGACACCGACACCCCGGGCTCCGTCACCACCGTCTACCAGGTGAGCGGGATGAGCTGCGGACACTGTGAAGGCTCGGTCTCCGGCGAGATCTCCGAGATCGCGGGCGTCACCTCGGTGAAGGCCGTCGCCTCCACCGGCGAGGTGACCGTGATCTCCACCGCCCCGCTCGACGAGGAGGCCGTCCGCGCCGCCGTCGACGAAGCGGGCTTCGAGCTCGCCGGCCAGGCCTGA
- a CDS encoding zinc-dependent alcohol dehydrogenase family protein encodes MRAVVFERFGEAAEVREVPDPAPAPHGVVVRVGATGLCRSDWHGWQGHDPGIELPHVPGHELAGTVEAVGVLVTRHRPGDRVTVPFVCACGSCASCAAGDQQVCERQTQPGFTHWGSFAEYVALDHADVNLVAVPEELSFGTAASLGCRFATAFRAVVAQGRVAPGEWVAVHGCGGVGLSAVMIAAAAGARVVAVDLSPQALELARRFGAVHGVDASRTDDTGAAVRDLTGGGAQLSLDALGSPVTCAASVASLRRRGRHVQVGLLPEDPKVPMSRVIGLELELLGSHGMPAHAYPPMLESVRAGLLRPDLLVTSTISLEAAPAALAAMGEAPGAGVTVIEP; translated from the coding sequence ATGCGGGCAGTGGTGTTCGAGCGGTTCGGGGAGGCGGCGGAGGTACGGGAGGTGCCGGACCCGGCGCCCGCACCGCACGGGGTGGTGGTCCGCGTCGGGGCCACCGGGCTCTGCCGCAGCGACTGGCACGGCTGGCAGGGCCACGACCCGGGCATCGAGCTGCCGCACGTGCCCGGACACGAACTCGCCGGAACCGTCGAGGCCGTGGGCGTCCTGGTGACCCGCCACCGCCCCGGCGACCGCGTCACCGTGCCCTTCGTCTGCGCCTGCGGAAGCTGTGCCTCCTGCGCTGCGGGCGACCAGCAGGTGTGCGAACGCCAGACCCAGCCCGGCTTCACGCACTGGGGATCCTTCGCCGAGTACGTCGCCCTGGACCACGCCGACGTGAACCTCGTCGCCGTGCCGGAGGAGCTGTCCTTCGGTACGGCGGCCTCGCTGGGCTGCCGGTTCGCCACGGCGTTCCGCGCGGTGGTCGCGCAGGGGCGGGTGGCACCGGGGGAGTGGGTGGCCGTGCACGGCTGCGGAGGGGTCGGGCTGTCCGCGGTGATGATCGCCGCGGCGGCCGGGGCGCGGGTCGTCGCGGTCGACCTCTCGCCGCAGGCGCTGGAGCTGGCGCGGCGCTTCGGCGCCGTGCACGGCGTGGACGCGTCCCGGACCGACGACACGGGGGCGGCGGTCCGGGACCTGACCGGCGGCGGCGCCCAGCTGTCCCTCGACGCCCTCGGTTCCCCGGTCACCTGCGCGGCGTCGGTCGCGAGCCTGCGCCGCCGCGGCCGGCACGTCCAGGTGGGCCTGCTGCCCGAGGACCCGAAGGTGCCGATGTCCCGGGTGATCGGCCTCGAACTCGAACTCCTCGGCAGCCACGGCATGCCCGCGCACGCCTACCCGCCGATGCTGGAGTCCGTACGGGCCGGACTGCTGCGCCCCGACCTCCTGGTGACGTCCACGATCTCCCTGGAGGCGGCCCCCGCGGCCCTGGCGGCGATGGGGGAGGCGCCGGGGGCGGGTGTCACGGTGATCGAGCCCTGA
- a CDS encoding heavy metal translocating P-type ATPase yields the protein MTSTTEAPASQVELTIGGMTCASCAARVEKKLNRMDGVTATVNYATEKAKVAYADGVEVADLIATVVRTGYTAEEPPPPLPPEPAEPSADRDASDEDATRTPDPELAALRERLVVSALLATPVVLLSMIPALQFDNWQWLVLTLAAPVVVWGGLPFHRAAWTNARHGAATMDTLVSTGTLAAFGWSLWALFWGDAGMEGMRDEGFSLTVSREQGASAIYLEVAAGVIALILLGRYLEARSKRQAGAALRSLMELGAKDVSVVREGREVRVPVAALAVGDRFVVRPGEKVAADGTVVEGTSAVDASMLTGESVPVDVTVGSAVTGATVNAGGRLLVEATRVGTDTQLARMARLVEDAQNGKAQVQRLADRISGIFVPVVLLIAVGTFGVWLGVTGDTAAAFTAAVAVLIIACPCALGLATPTALMVGTGRGAQLGILIKGPEVLESTRRVDTVVLDKTGTVTTGRMTLQEVYAADGTDTTRVLRLAGALEHASEHPIARAVAAGAEERTGPLPAVDGFENVPGLGVRGTVEGHAVLVGRARLLEEAGIPLPDSLAALRTRAEEEGRTAVAVAWDGAAHGVVTVADAVKETSAEAVRGLRALGLTPVLLTGDNRTVAESVARSVGIDPAEVIAEVLPEGKVDVIRRLQAEGRAVAMVGDGVNDAAALATADLGLAMGTGTDAAIEASDLTLVRGDLRAAPDAIRLSRRTLSTIKGNLVWAFGYNVAALPLAAAGLLNPMIAGAAMAFSSVFVVTNSLRLRAFS from the coding sequence ATGACCAGCACCACCGAAGCTCCCGCGTCGCAGGTCGAGCTGACCATCGGCGGGATGACCTGCGCCTCCTGCGCGGCCCGGGTCGAGAAGAAGCTCAACCGCATGGACGGCGTCACCGCGACGGTCAACTACGCGACGGAGAAGGCGAAGGTCGCGTACGCGGACGGGGTCGAGGTCGCCGACCTGATCGCCACCGTGGTCAGGACGGGCTACACGGCCGAGGAACCCCCGCCGCCGCTGCCGCCCGAGCCCGCGGAACCCTCGGCGGACCGGGATGCCTCCGACGAGGACGCGACGCGCACGCCTGACCCCGAACTGGCCGCGCTGCGTGAACGCCTCGTCGTCTCCGCGCTCCTCGCCACGCCCGTCGTCCTGCTGTCGATGATTCCGGCGCTCCAGTTCGACAACTGGCAGTGGCTCGTACTGACGCTGGCCGCGCCGGTCGTCGTCTGGGGCGGGCTGCCCTTCCACCGGGCCGCGTGGACGAACGCCCGGCACGGCGCCGCCACCATGGACACCCTTGTCTCGACGGGCACGCTGGCCGCGTTCGGCTGGTCCCTGTGGGCCCTGTTCTGGGGCGACGCGGGCATGGAGGGCATGCGGGACGAGGGCTTCTCCCTCACCGTCTCCCGTGAGCAGGGCGCCTCGGCGATCTACCTCGAAGTCGCCGCCGGGGTCATCGCCCTCATCCTCCTCGGCCGCTATCTGGAGGCCCGCTCCAAGCGGCAGGCGGGCGCCGCCCTGCGCTCCCTGATGGAACTGGGCGCGAAGGACGTCTCCGTCGTACGGGAGGGCCGTGAGGTCCGCGTTCCGGTGGCCGCGCTGGCCGTGGGCGACCGTTTCGTCGTACGGCCCGGGGAGAAGGTCGCCGCCGACGGCACGGTCGTCGAGGGGACCTCGGCCGTCGACGCGTCGATGCTGACGGGCGAGTCCGTGCCGGTCGACGTGACGGTGGGCTCGGCCGTCACCGGGGCGACCGTGAACGCCGGCGGGCGGCTGCTCGTCGAGGCGACCCGGGTCGGCACCGACACCCAGCTCGCCCGGATGGCGCGGCTCGTGGAGGACGCCCAGAACGGCAAGGCCCAGGTGCAGCGCCTCGCGGACCGCATCTCCGGCATCTTCGTACCCGTGGTGCTGCTGATCGCGGTCGGCACCTTCGGGGTCTGGCTCGGTGTCACCGGGGACACGGCCGCCGCGTTCACCGCGGCCGTCGCCGTGCTGATCATCGCCTGCCCGTGCGCCCTGGGGCTGGCCACCCCGACCGCCCTCATGGTCGGCACGGGCCGCGGCGCCCAGCTCGGCATCCTCATCAAGGGCCCCGAGGTCCTGGAGTCCACCCGCCGCGTCGACACGGTCGTCCTGGACAAGACCGGCACGGTGACCACCGGCCGCATGACCCTCCAGGAGGTGTACGCGGCCGACGGCACCGACACGACGCGCGTACTGCGGCTCGCGGGCGCCCTGGAGCACGCCTCGGAGCATCCGATCGCCCGGGCCGTCGCCGCGGGCGCCGAGGAGCGGACCGGGCCCCTGCCGGCCGTGGACGGCTTCGAGAACGTGCCCGGGCTCGGTGTCCGCGGCACGGTCGAGGGCCACGCGGTGCTCGTGGGCCGCGCACGCCTCCTCGAAGAGGCCGGGATCCCGCTGCCCGACTCGCTCGCCGCGCTGCGGACACGGGCCGAGGAGGAGGGGCGTACCGCCGTGGCCGTCGCCTGGGACGGCGCGGCGCACGGTGTCGTGACCGTCGCCGACGCGGTCAAGGAGACCAGCGCGGAGGCGGTCCGCGGGCTGCGCGCCCTGGGGCTCACCCCGGTGCTGCTGACCGGGGACAACCGGACCGTCGCCGAGTCCGTGGCCCGCTCCGTGGGCATCGACCCCGCCGAGGTGATCGCCGAGGTGCTGCCCGAGGGCAAGGTCGACGTGATCAGGCGGCTGCAGGCCGAGGGGCGGGCGGTGGCGATGGTGGGCGACGGCGTCAACGACGCCGCCGCGCTCGCCACCGCCGATCTCGGCCTGGCGATGGGGACGGGCACGGACGCCGCGATCGAGGCGAGCGACCTGACCCTCGTCCGCGGGGACCTGCGGGCGGCGCCGGACGCGATCCGGCTGTCCCGCAGGACCCTCTCCACGATCAAGGGAAACCTCGTGTGGGCCTTCGGTTACAACGTGGCGGCGCTGCCGCTCGCCGCGGCCGGGTTGCTGAACCCGATGATCGCGGGGGCCGCCATGGCGTTCTCGTCCGTGTTCGTGGTGACGAACAGCTTGCGTCTCAGGGCATTTTCATGA
- a CDS encoding SDR family NAD(P)-dependent oxidoreductase → MSTTPVSGNAPVTDYATEFAGKTALVTGAASGIGLATARRLGAGGANVVIADHNAEGAEKTATDLRAEGFEAAAVEVDVTSPDSVAAAVAFAVDTFGGLHLAVNNAGIGGPSAPTGEYDIEAYDRVIATNLNGVFYSLRHELPAIEAAGGGAVVNVASILGSVGFAGSSAYVAAKHGVVGLTKTTAAEYAAKGIRVNAVGPGFIETPLLRTMDKEAYDGLVALHPAGRLGSPEEVAELIAFLLSGRASFVTGGYHLVDGAYTAV, encoded by the coding sequence ATGAGCACCACCCCTGTCTCCGGCAACGCGCCCGTCACCGACTACGCCACCGAGTTCGCCGGGAAGACCGCGCTGGTCACCGGCGCCGCCTCCGGCATCGGCCTGGCCACCGCCCGCCGCCTCGGCGCCGGCGGCGCCAACGTGGTGATCGCCGACCACAACGCCGAGGGCGCCGAGAAAACCGCCACCGACCTGCGCGCCGAGGGCTTCGAGGCCGCCGCGGTCGAGGTGGACGTGACGAGCCCCGACTCCGTCGCGGCGGCCGTCGCCTTCGCCGTCGACACCTTCGGCGGGCTGCACCTGGCCGTGAACAACGCCGGTATCGGCGGCCCGAGCGCGCCGACCGGCGAGTACGACATCGAGGCCTACGACCGCGTGATCGCCACCAACCTCAACGGCGTCTTCTACTCCCTGCGCCACGAGCTGCCCGCCATCGAGGCGGCCGGCGGCGGCGCCGTGGTGAACGTCGCCTCGATCCTCGGCTCGGTCGGCTTCGCGGGCTCCTCCGCGTACGTGGCCGCCAAGCACGGCGTGGTGGGCCTGACCAAGACCACGGCCGCCGAGTACGCCGCCAAGGGCATCCGCGTCAACGCGGTCGGCCCCGGCTTCATCGAGACCCCGCTGCTGCGGACCATGGACAAGGAGGCCTACGACGGCCTCGTCGCGCTGCACCCCGCGGGCCGGCTCGGCAGCCCCGAGGAGGTCGCCGAACTGATCGCCTTCCTGCTGTCCGGGCGCGCCTCCTTCGTGACCGGCGGCTACCACCTGGTCGACGGCGCCTACACCGCCGTCTGA